Below is a window of Pirellulales bacterium DNA.
GCAACACGGCCATGCTGGTCTTCCTGCTGGCCGTGGTGCTGGTGTTTTTGGTGTTGGCGGCACAATACGAGAGTTGGGCGTTGCCGTTGGCGGTGATTCTGGTGGTGCCGATGTGCCTGTTGTGCTCCGTGGCGGCGGTGCTGATCGCGAAGCTCGACGTGAACATTTTCACGCAGATCGGCTTTGTGGTGTTGATCGGCCTGGCCTGCAAGAACGCGATTCTGATCGTCGAATTCGCCAAGGCCCAGCGCGAGAGCGGCGTGCCGCGCCGCGAGGCGACATTGGCCGCCTGCAAGCTGCGGTTGCGGCCGATCGTGATGACCTCGTTGGCGTTTATCTTGGGCGTGGTGCCGCTGATGATTTCTGAAGGTGCTGGCGCCGAGATGCGTCGCACGTTAGGCACGGCGGTGTTTGGCGGCATGCTCGGCGTGACGATTTTCGGCATCTTCCTCACGCCGGTGTTTTACTACGTCATCCAATGGTTCGCCGACCGACGGCGGCCGGCGTCGGTCGTGGACGGTGTCTGATCCCGCACGGCGGCTGTGGTACAATAGAACGACAGGGGTTCCTCGTTCAGGAACGTTGCCGTGCCAGTGATAGCTTTGGATCTACCTGATGCCGCCCTTTCGGCCTTGCGCCGGTCACCCGAGGAATTTGCGCGCGAGATGCGATTGGCGGCGGCGATCCATTGGTACGCACGGGGCATCATTTCTCAAGAGAAGGCCAGCCAAATCGCGGGTCTCAGCCGGACGGAATTCTTGCTCGCGCTCGCGCGTGAGCAGGTTCCGACGTTCCACGTCGATTTTGACCAGTTACAAGAGGAACTTCGCCGTGGGTGAACCTGCGGTTGCAAACGCGTCACCCCTGATTCTATTTGCTCGCGCCAATTGCTTTGAGCTACTCCAACTTCCCAGCGGCGAGATTATTGTGCCCGCAGCGGTTGAGGAAGAGCTTCGGCAGGGAAGCAGCCACGACAGTACCGTTGAAGCGATCGCCCGCTCGCCCTGGATTAGAGTTGTCGCGGATCCAGTCATTCCTGCCACCATTCAAGCATGGGATTTGGGGCCGGGCGAATCCGCCGTGTTGGCTTGGGCATTAGGGCACCCTGGTTGCGAAGCCATTCTCGACGACCTCGCGGCCCGACGATGCGCAGCCGCGCTCGGCGCGTCAGTCCGTGGCACACTGGGAATCGTGCTGCTGGCGAAACAGCGCGGAGTCATCGGTCAGGCGCGTCCGGTTGTCGAGCGCTTGCTCCAATCGGGCATGTACTTGTCTGACAATGTGGTAAAACGAGCGCTGGCCCTCGTGGGAGAATAGCGGACGTGGCTGAGGATGATTTTGCGAAATTGCTCGTTGACGGTTTGAAGCCACGCCTCAAGCCCCACAAAATCGAGCGGAAGCGGGCGCTCTTATATGACCTTTCCTTCGATCATCGCGGATCGGTTGCTACGTCATCCAATGGTTCGCCGACCGGCGGAGGCCGGTGTCGGTCGTGGATAGTGACACCATTTGACGATCTGTAAAGCGAATCTGTAGGGAACGGACTCCGTGCCGTTCCGTGAAGTGCCAAGCGACGCTTTTTGCGAGTTCACGGAACGGCACAGAGCACGTTCCCTCGATTTTGACCAGTTACTCGAGGAACTTCGCCGTGGGTGAACCTGTGGTTGCAAACGCCTCACCGCTGATTCTGCTTGCTCATGCACGCGACACGTTTGTCGCGTCTCGGCCAGCGCCTCGCCCG
It encodes the following:
- a CDS encoding DUF3368 domain-containing protein, yielding MGEPAVANASPLILFARANCFELLQLPSGEIIVPAAVEEELRQGSSHDSTVEAIARSPWIRVVADPVIPATIQAWDLGPGESAVLAWALGHPGCEAILDDLAARRCAAALGASVRGTLGIVLLAKQRGVIGQARPVVERLLQSGMYLSDNVVKRALALVGE
- a CDS encoding UPF0175 family protein, giving the protein MIALDLPDAALSALRRSPEEFAREMRLAAAIHWYARGIISQEKASQIAGLSRTEFLLALAREQVPTFHVDFDQLQEELRRG